A window of Papio anubis isolate 15944 unplaced genomic scaffold, Panubis1.0 scaffold847, whole genome shotgun sequence genomic DNA:
CTCTCCTGCCAAAGACAAGTCTGTCTTGCCTCAGgcctgcagcaacctcagttgGTGACTTAATCAGGCAATGTCAGCCTGGCCTCTTTGCTGCTCCTTGTCTCTGACATTCCTTTGCTACCTGATGGTCTAACTTAAGATATGTAGGCAGGATTATTCATCTCCAGTTCCTATGGAAAATAGTGTCTGGTGAGACCAGAGACACAAATCTCAATAATACAGTGGGACCTGTGGGCACAAGCAACTATTCTCTGCCTGAGATAAAACTCATGAAGACTAGTTAGAACCAGTCCACTTTCTGTAGAGCCAGAAGAAATTGCCAATTAATAATATCTTTCTCTTTCAAGTATGTCTATATTTTTTCCAGGGAAAATACCAAACTTCCTGGTTCCCTTGAAAGGGCCAAGTTATCTGTAGCAAAGTGTCTGGTATTAGGAAGTCTCCCTTTACTACTACCCACAACTCCTCAGAAGGGCCAGACCCGACCCTCATCTGCACAGCCCAGAATCCACTCCTCCCCAGTGCTGAAGAGGTCTGTCTTTAGGATTTACTGTCACATACCCTCCCTACCGCCATCATATCTCCAACCAAGCTGTCCTTAAATTAACACCAGTCATGCACAAAATGTGAACATGAGACACTCAGAAAGTCTAAGTGGTAAATGACTGCTGTTGATAGTGACTAACCTGTATATTCCATGAACTGATGAGCAGGGATTTACTAGAAATAACAGAAGAATCAGCAGCTGAAAGAAGTGCTAACAACGCAGATCTCTGATAGGGCTTTTTGGAAACACAACATTTATTGTGAAATTACACAAACAAGAACGAAACAAAGGTGGTGAGTATTATAGCTTATTACTTAGAAGATTAAATAAAGGAAATCTCACCACATTAATGGTGGGAAAAGTcagatacataaagaaaattacaCATAATAAGCTtgactcagaaaataaaatatgaacaaagaagTACCAGAATGTAAGGAGGAATGCATATCAGAAtattgtaaaaaaacaaacaaacaaacaaaaaaaaacactcctTGTGGGAGAACAATCTGAGAAAACAGATAACACAAATACTGACTAAACCAAGAAAACCAACACAATGCAACTGAAGCTTTGATGGGCGTATCTGATTACCTTATTTGAATGTAGAATTGTAGCCACTTAATTATCAGAGGTAGGAATTcaatacaattcttttttttttttttttgagacggagtctcactgtgtcgcccaggctggagcgcagtggcgcgatctcggctcactgcaagctccgcctcctgggttcaggccattctcctgcctcagcctcctgagtagctgggactacaggcgcccgccaccgcgcccggctaattttttatatttttagtagagacggggtttcactgtggtctcgatctcctgaccttgtgatccacccgcctcggcctcccaaagtgctgggattacaggcgtgagccaccgcgcccggccaaattcaatacaattcttaaaacaaatgaagcaGAGGGTGAATTTTATAGAATATTCTAGAGAAAGTGAAGAGCATGAAGTAAGTTTTGACGACATGATATCGCATGGCTCCTGCTAGAAACTATATATTCCATTTTCTCAGGTCTAGATATTTCCTGTGGTTTCCGTGTCCATTTTGCATTAATAACTCCTaaagatactttaaaatacacaattttggCCTTCCTGTGTTGCACAAGAACAAGCCTTGCCTGAGCTGAGTGAGATCCAGAGAAGCTTGAACAATACTGTAGCATGAGAAGGCTGCAGGGCAGCTTTCCATCATCTATGTGTGCCCAGGAGTGTGCTGTCTTCACACATCTCACAGATGGCAGAAACCATCTCTATCACATCAAGACTTTAGCTAAATGTGATACTATCTGTACATACATCACAAGAGATGGAAATAGGCTATAAAAAGAGCCAGAGATATTGATTATTGTCACTGCTGGGTGTAGCTTTGCtgcccacacacacatatccagaaataaataacagagtgGAAAGTGGACAATAGTCTTATCAAAAAGATTGAAACTCTACTGATGTCTGAAGTTCAATTATGACACAGTGCTGATTGCTTGGACCTAGTTCATTTAAAACCTTCGTTCAAGTCATAGTTGTACCTTCTAGAAATAAGTCACCAACAAATTCCAACCCAACCCATCCCTCTAGGCTAGAGTCCCAGAGAGAAATAAGGGATGCACTTGACCTGCAGTGAGCAAAGCAGAACCCAATCTCTGAGGTGGCAAGGCCCATTCAGTGTGGAGCTCAAAGGTGTCATTGTTCTGCTTCTCTTTATAAAGGGAGTTGCCACGTTTCTCCCAGCAGAGAGTTGGGAGCAACTCCAGAGCCTCCTGCAAGATGCTGCTGATTTTGCTGTCAGTGGCCCTGCTGTCCTTGAGTCCAGCTCGGAGCTTCAGTGAAGGTAAAACAGAAGGGGTAGATGATGCGGTGACTCTGCTTGGGGCTTAGGAGGTAATAATGGTAATTATGGGGAAGAGAGGAGAATGAAAACACAGATGGGGCTGCGGAGTTTTCATGCCCAGGATCAGGAGACCTGTTGTGCCCTCATTCCACACCAAGGGCTTCTAATTTATTTCATGCACAATAAAAATCCAGTAAAGAATTTGTACCAGGGGAATGGGAAGGTAAGATTTGCATTTACAGAGAGATATGACTGTGCTCTGAAGGATGCAGTGGAGAATGCAAGGAAGATTCAGGCAAGTCCAGCTGTGAGCATCCTATACTGATCTCAGTAAGTACACAGGCATGATGGTGGCCTTGCTATACCTGGTGGATCAGCATCAACAATGGAGATAAACACACATCAGAGATACTGCAGAGGAGGCACAACTGGATAAAACACTTGCCTGTGCCTAACTACAGATATAGAAATATCTGAGccaattattgtaatttttgtctCCCCTACACGCAGTATTTCAATGTGCTGGGAGTGGTATGGGTAAGATTGTATTGAAATGATTACTTCTGGTAACCCAAATTGAGAAATTTTGTTTACATAAGCAATGTATTTATAGGAGATGGAGGGCATAAGAATACCAAAATATTACATTGAAGTACCTGGCATGTGTAAACTAAATTAGCATTAAGTCTTGAGGGATTCTAGGGAGGAAAAAATGGGGCTCTTCTATGTTGAGTTCGTGGTTGTTGCTCTGTGTCATAACAACTGTGCCTCCCCTTACACCTTCCTCCCCTTTCAGCAGCTTCACAGATGGTGGCTGACGAGTTAACCAAGGGGAGGCATGGGGAGTGGTGAGAAGACCCTTTTCCCCGTAGAACACCTGTGAGTCTTGACAGATTCGAGACGTAACTTTTCCCATCACCCTGTGCTTCTCTTCTAGATGTGATCCAGGAAGAATCTCCCTCCCTAAAATCAGGTAAAACCCAATTCATTCTCAATCTCTTTTGACTATCTTCTTCTGCTCATGAACTGATCAGTTCTCCAGTGTTTTCTCATCAACATTTTCCTTTCAGGAATTGATTAATGTTAGTCCCCCTAATAACATAGGCAATCTTCATGCAACCTTGATTTTGGGGACCATAAGCAGGGCCACCAAATTGAATAGCAGAGATGCTTGTCTTAGATGACAACAGGAGTGGGTTGACTTCCCCCTGGCCAGGAGTGCCTGCTTGGGAGATGACAGAGAACTGGGCAGTGTCCTTATTCTGACTCCTCCTTATACTGAGATCCCCTCAACTGCTTCGTTCTTTCCCAGCGTTCAACTCCAGAGTTTTATTACTTcactgaaaatgcaaagaaataagtGTCTGGGTCTCATTTTTGTGCATTTCCCCATTTAGCTGCGTTACAGTAAAAATTTGCTGCAGCTATTCAGTGAATGCTGTGtgtcctccacctcctccaggaaagCCAGAAGGACCACCCCCACAAGGAGGCAACCAGTCCCAAGGTCCCCCACCCTCATCCAGGAAGGCTACAGAAGGACCACCCCACAAGGAGGCAACCAGTCCTGTCCCCCACCTGTCCAGGGAGGCCAGAAGGGACCACCCCCACAAGGGAGGCAATCAGTCCTGTCCCTACCTCGTCCAGGAAGGCCAGAAGGACCACCCCCACAAGGAGGCAACCAGTCCCAAGGTCCCCCACCCGTCCAGAAGGCCACAGAAGCACCACCCCCACAAGGGATAAACCAGTCCCAAGGTCCCCCACCTCGTCCAGGAAAGCCAGAAGGACCACCCCCACAAGGAGGCAACCAGTCCCAAGGTCCCCCACCTCGTCCAGGAAGGCCAGAAGGACCACCCCCACAAGGAGGCAACCAGTCTCAAGGTCCCCCACCTCCAGGAAAGCCACAAGGACCACCCCCACCAGGAGGCAACAAACCTCAAGGTCCCCCACCTCCAGGAAAGCCACAAGGACCACCTCCACCAGGAGGCAATCCTCAGCAGCCTCCGCCACCTCCTGCTGGAAAGCCCCAGggaccacctccacctcctcaagGTGGCAGACCACCCAGGCCTCCCCAGGGACAGCCTCCCCAGTAATTGAGGTTCAATGACAGGTATGATTCCTGTTTATGTTCACCAAGTGCTCTAAGTGCTACAGTTCTCCGACTTTATTGTGCCAATGAATCAACTAAAAGCCCATTGACATTGTATTGTCCTGGAACCCATTTCTAAAGATTTGTATCCAGATACTCTGGAATAGGGTAACAAGACCCTGTATTTCTAACAAACTCTTTAAGGAATTCTGATGTTGAGAAACAACATACCATATAATCTGTCTCAAATTGTGCTGGCAATGAGGAAATAGTACCATGTTCATTCTTGGTATTGTTTTCTGCCCACAAACTCAGAGACCTCCCATTTAAAGTTTTCACCTGAGCATTGTTTGCTCAGTCCTGCCTCACACCAGCCTCTCTAGTCCAGTATTCCTGCCAAGTGGTCCCTGAACATTCAGCAGCTAAAAGGTGTCTCATTTTTTAGATACTTCCTTTTCAATAAGTACATGATTAAGCTAACAAAAGGTATCTAATGGAATGGAAAAATATGAAGCTAATTTTAAAGGCATAACTCATCccacccaccttccttccttcaaaaAGCTACCACTGTTGACTTTATGGCATCTTCcctttgaaatatttatgtgTGCACAGACATATAGCATTCTTTTCCCCTACCACTAATAATGTAACTTATATGCAGGTATATAtgtgagtcatttaaaaatacactttttgaAAATTTCCTCATCAGTTTATGGGCTAAATACATCTCTTCAgtggttttctgtttgcttttacaAGCTTTTGCTACTCCATTGTGTGGCTTTGCCATGATTTCCTTAACCAATCCCTGTCACTGGACACTGAGGGTGGTTTCAGCTTCTCACTATTATAGAACACGTGCCAGTTAACATCTGTGTAAATATATCCTTGAACAAATTCAACAGCAATGAGTCATAACAACCTAAGGATGatcttttctcttcatcttctaaGCAACAATTTGGAGCACATTGTGTCCAAGGGCATCAAAAGAGTGAACACAGAAAAAATTAGGAAGGAATCACAGGGGTAGAAGGGTTGGAGGGGAGAGGATGGGCTCTCATGTACTCTACTGCAGTAACACCAGTAAGGAATTAGACATTTCCTGCCATGTCAAGTCTGGTTTATGAacttccttgtttgtttgtttcagaaacTGAATAAGAAGATGACAGTGATTCAAATGATTCAAATGCCACGACATTGGAAGAAGGTGGTCATAGCTCTAAATTCAATATACCAATAAAATAATCAGCTTGCAATTTCTGATTGTGGCGTCTCTTTCTCAGTGTTTGTGAATGTGGAATGTGAGGACCAAGAACATCGAGGACCCCTTCTCTCTGTTGCTTCCAGGGAGCTTCCCTCCTCTTTAATTCTAATTTAGCCAGCTGCCATGAACAATGTTTTACTGTTTATCTCCTTCCctggcttctatttttttttctttttctgagatggagtcttgctctacacctaggttggagtgcagtggcgtgatcttggcttaccacaacctgcATATCCTGGgttgaagctattctcctgcctcacccttcacagtagctgggattacaggttcccaccatcatgcctgggtaatttatgtaattttagttgagatggggtttcaccctgttggccaggctaggctagaacttctgacttcaggtgatctgcttgcctcagcctcccaatatcttgggattacaggcgtgagccatcacacctggcccttcCCTGACTTCTATAGTAccaattgaaattttaaaattattatcagaTTGTTTACTGATATTCCAGTAATCTTAAggacaaaaacacaacaaatggaaaataagtcACAGAAGCGAAAAGAAATCCTTATCATTTCTAAGAAACTGAGTTTGGTTTCAAGGGAATGAATATGGCTCTATGCTTCTTATCCACAGAATCCTCTCTATCCCATTTACCCTATTTTAACAGTGATTACTTTCCTCCCTCCCTATGTTCCTCACCTTTCTTTAATGAAACCTGAATGGATTTCACAAAGGAGGCAGCATGACTTTAAGGAGCGAAGAATTGGGAAGCTCTCAGGTTTTAGTTAAGACATAAATCTTTTTCTTGCTAGCTCTGGACTCTTAAAAAGCTACTTGGTCTCTCAGAGCTTGAATTTCCTCATCTAAAATGAGAAGAATCATAACAGCTACCTTAGAATATGGAGATTAATGAGGTAACATACATACCAAAAACCTTGCAGAGATTGGCATGTCTGCTTCTCAAGCAAGGAAGGTTCAATATTAGAAAACTGCTCCTGTGCCCTCTGATAGCCTCAGATAATTCACGAAGAAGTTCAGAAAAATCAGAATAGAAGGATCTTGCTGTGTGCACCACCAAGTTGAGCACCCACATTCAGTTCAATCACAGTTCTCTGGCTTCTCTCCTATTATCTTAGATGAAGCCTCCCTACCTCTATCTCTTACCTTCCCTCTTGATTCTGAACCACATTACCCAATCAAGGATTTTGCTTCTGCATGTGACCCCTTGTCTCCTGATTCTTACATCTATGCTCTATGGGATTACTTCAGTCAGCAAAAGCCTGCTGAAACATCACCCATTTCTACAGAGGTCTCCTATGACTCTTAGTGTTTCTTTCCTACCATATTATTTGTCTGCCATTTTTATTGCAAAAGTTCTTGAAACGTATGTATGTGATTCTTTCCCAATCCTCTCACttccactttttaaaacacacattaaaaatgcttttgttcTTTCCACTCCAAGTCTGTCAGGGTGGTCTACTGCCTCCATTCCACTCATTTCAGGAATCAATTCTCAGTCCTGCATCTCCCGCGACCCCTTGGCAGTTTACTGTTCTTTTGGGAACACTCTATCAGTCTTTCCAGGAACCTCTAGCTCTCTCCTCGGgtttctcctacctctgcctcttccctcctGGAACTACAAATTTACTCCTCTTCCAACTCTATTTGGTCTTGGTAAATTATTCATCTAATTAATAAAACAAGGATTTATTCTTGACTCTTCTGTTTTCCCCTTACATCACATAATATCTAGTCAAATAAGCTATGTTATCATTGTGATGTTCAAGCTTCAAAATAATTTCCTGCTGCAACCAGTTTCATCACTTTCATCTCTGTCAGCCCATCTAAGCAAGCCTCATCTGCAGTTTACACCAAATAGTTCTATTTATTTCCGAACAGTCAGTTATCCACCTTGGtcgtttaaaaattattttacttgagATTGGGCACCAAGAGGgctgaacaggaacagctccagcctccagctcccagtgtgagcgacacagaagacgggtgatttctgcatttttaattgaGCCTCCActgttgatacccaggcaaaaagggtctggagtggacctcaagcaaactccaacagacctgcagctgagggttctgagtgttagaaggaaaactaacaaactgaaaggacatccacatcaaaatcccatctgtacgtcaccatcatcaaagaccaaaaaggtagataaaaccacaaagatggggaaaaagcgtgcagaaaaactgaaaattcaaaaaatcagagcgcgtctcctcctccaaaggaacgcagctcctcaccagcaacggaacaaagctggatggagaatgactttgacgagtcgAGAGAAGAAGCCATCAGTCAATCAAACTTtgcagagctaaaggaggaactacgaacccagtgcaaagaaactaaaaacctcgaaaaaagatttgacgaatggataactagaataaccaatgcagagaagttcataaatgacctgatagagataaaaaccatgacacgagaactatgtgacaatccacaagcttcagtaactgactcgatcaactggaagaaagagtatcagtgactgaagatcaaatgaatgaaatgaagcaagaagagaagtttagagaaaaaagactaaaaagaaatgaacaaaatctccaagaaatatgggattatgggaaaagatcaaatctacgtctgattggtgtacctgaaagtgacggggagaatggaaccaagttggaaaacactctgcaggctattatccaggagaacttccctaacctagcaggccaacattcaaattcaggaaatacagagaacgccacaaagatactccttgagaagagcaactccaagacacataattgtcagattcatcaaagttgaaatgaaggaaagaaaatgttaagggtagccagagagaaaggtggggttacccacaaagggaagcccatcagactaacagcagatctctcagcagaaactctacaagccagaagagagtgggggccaatattcaacattcttaaaggaaagaattttaaacccagaatttcatatccagccaaactaagtttcataagtgaaggagaaataaaattctttacagacaagtaaatattGAGAGATTTtgacaccaccaggcctgccctacaagactcctgaaggaagcactaaacatggaaaggaacaactggtaccagccactgcaaaaacatgccaaaatgtaaagactatcaatgctaggaagaaactgcatcaactaatgggcaaaataaccagctaacatcataatgacagcatcaagtgcacacataacaatattaaccttaaatgtaaatgggctaaatggtccaattagaagacacagactggcaaattggataaagagtcaagacccatcagtatgctgtatttaggagacccatctcacgtgcagagacacatataggctcaaaataaaggaatggaggaagatctaccaaggaaatggaaaacagaaaaagacaggggttgcaatcctagtctctgataaaacagattttataccaacaaagatcaaaagagacaaagacggCCATTACAttatggtaaagggatcaattcaacgagaagagctaactatcctaaatatatatgcatccaatacaggagcacccagatatataaagcaagtccttagagacttacaaagagacttagactcccacacaacaataatgggagacttgaacaccacactgtcaacattagacagatcaacgagacagaaagttaacaaggatatccagggattGAAcgcaactctgcaccaagtgcacctaataaacatctacagaactctcctccccggatcaacagaatatacattcttctcagcaccacatcgcacttattccaaaatcgactacatagttggaagtaaagcactcctcagcaaatgtaaaagaacagaaattataacaaactgtctctcagaccacagtgcaatcaaactagaactcaggactgagAAACACAATCAAAATCGCTCAACTACAGGGAAACTGATcaacgtgctcctgaatgactactgggtacataacacaataaaggcagaaataaagatgttctttgaaaccaatgaaaacaaagatacaacataccagaatctcagggacacatttaaagcagtgtgtagagggaaatttatagcactaaatgcccacaagagaaagcaggaaagatctaaaattgacactgtaacatcacaattaaaagaactagagaagcaagagcaaacacattcaaaagctagcagaaggcaagaaataactaagatcagagaagaactgaaggagatagagacacaaaaaaacccttaaaaaaatcaatgaatccacgagctgttttttttgaaaagatcaacaaaattgatagaccattagcaagactaataaagaagaagagagagaagaatcaaatagatgcaataaaaaatgataaaggggatatcaccactgaccccacagaaatacaaactaccatcagagaatactataaactcctctaggcaaataaactagaaaacctagaagacatggacaaattcctgggcacatacactctcccaagactaaaccaggaagaaggtgaatctctgaatagaccaatagcaggctctgaaattgaggcaataattaatagcctaccaatggaaaaaaaaagtccaggacccaatagattcacagccaaattctaccagaggtacaaggaggagctggtactattccttctgaaacgattcccatcaatagaaaaagagggaatcctccctaactcattttatgaggccaacatcatcctgataccaaagcctggcagagatacaacaaaaaaagagagagagaattttagaccaatatccctgatgaacatagatgcaaaaattctcaataaaatactggcaaaactgaatccagcagcacaacaaaaacatcaccaccatgatcaagtgggcttcagcCCTGGGATGCAGGCTGgatcagcatatgcaaatcaataagcgtAATCCAACATATAGAAACTTAGACCAAAGATAAAACCACATGATTTATCTCAATGGgtgaaaggcctttgacaaaattcagcagccttcatgctaaaaactctcaatagagGTCGGTGATGATGGAGGCATTATCTCCAAAATAGTAAGAGCTGTTgccaacaaacccacagccaatatcatactgaatggacaaaaactagGAAACATTGCTTTGAAAATCCCGGCACAGACAGggaggatgccctctctcaccacttcctattcaacatagtggtaaggaagttctggctagggcaatcaggaaagaaggaaataaaggatattcagttaggaaaagtagaagtcaaattgtccctgtttgcagatgacatgattgtatatttagaaaaccccatcgtctcagccaaaatctccttaagctattaagcaacttcagcaaagaatctccaggatacaaaatccaatgtgcaaaatcacaaacattcttatacaccaataacagacaaatagagccaaatcatgaatgtgaactcccattcacaattgcttcaaagagaataaaatacctagaaatccaacttacaagggatgtgaaggacctcttcaaggagagctacaggcccactgctcagtgaaataaaaggggaGACCTagaaacaaatgggaagaacaaACCATGCTCATGGATCTAGGAAGAgtaatatcattgaaaatggccatactgcccaagttaatttatagattaaatgccatccccatcaagcctgtgactttcttcacagaattggaaaaactgctttaaagttcatacggaaccaaaaaaacaccccacattgccaagacaatcctaacccaaagaacaaagctggaggcatcccacACTACCCTGACTTCACACTATACTAcaaaggctacagtagcaaaagaaacagcatggtactggtaccaaaacagagatatagaccaatgaaacagaacagagccctcagaagtggcaccacacatctacagccatctgatcttttacaaacctgaaaacaaaagaaatgggaaaggattccttttttaataaatgattctactggaaaattggttagccataagtagaaagctgaaactggatgctCCCTTACTCCATATAtgaagaattaattcaagatggattagagacttaaatgttagacctaaaaccataaaaccctagagagAAAACCTAGAATCAATACCATtcaaggacataggcatgggcaaggacttcatgtgaaaacaccaaaagcaatggcaacaaaagcccaaaAGGCAaccaaatgggatctaattaaactaaaaagagcttctgcacagcaaaataaactaccatcaagagtgaacaggccaacctacagaatgggagagaattttgtaatctactcatctgacaaagggctaatatcagaacctacaaggctcaaacaaatttacaagaaaaaacaatcccatcaaaaagtgggcaaatgatatgaacagacacttctcaaagagacattcatacaat
This region includes:
- the LOC101023064 gene encoding LOW QUALITY PROTEIN: basic salivary proline-rich protein 3 (The sequence of the model RefSeq protein was modified relative to this genomic sequence to represent the inferred CDS: inserted 1 base in 1 codon), translating into MLLILLSVALLSLSPARSFSEDVIQEESPSLKSGKPEGPPPQGGNQSQGPPPSSRKATEGPXPQGGNQSCPPPVQGGQKGPPPQGRQSVLSLPRPGRPEGPPPQGGNQSQGPPPVQKATEAPPPQGINQSQGPPPRPGKPEGPPPQGGNQSQGPPPRPGRPEGPPPQGGNQSQGPPPPGKPQGPPPPGGNKPQGPPPPGKPQGPPPPGGNPQQPPPPPAGKPQGPPPPPQGGRPPRPPQGQPPQ